One stretch of Longimicrobiaceae bacterium DNA includes these proteins:
- a CDS encoding class I SAM-dependent methyltransferase translates to MADFYGADLSHIHHVGFGDFAIRSADGLLGVLREAGFHSGLVVDLGCGSGLLARQLIEAGYDVVGVDISPAMLEIAAATAPGARFVRASVYEFVFPPCVGITAIGEVLCYLATEAAEADLAPLFQRVYQALRPDGLFIFDVLLRSEWEPMRYRASREGEGWRVDVEVVEDPDRSLLTRRISTIREWEGGPRRSEEEHLVRTFSADELEQLLQSSGFEVRRQDHYGGVPLPPQRMAFIATKRGSA, encoded by the coding sequence ATGGCAGATTTCTACGGGGCCGACCTCAGCCACATCCATCACGTGGGCTTTGGTGACTTTGCCATCCGGTCGGCGGACGGGCTGCTCGGCGTGCTGCGCGAAGCGGGGTTCCACAGTGGCCTGGTGGTGGATCTTGGCTGCGGGAGCGGCCTGTTGGCCCGACAGCTGATCGAGGCGGGATATGACGTGGTGGGGGTCGACATTTCTCCCGCCATGCTGGAGATCGCGGCGGCAACCGCGCCGGGTGCGCGGTTCGTGCGCGCCTCCGTCTATGAATTCGTATTTCCACCGTGCGTGGGGATCACCGCGATCGGGGAGGTGTTGTGCTACCTCGCGACCGAGGCGGCCGAGGCCGATTTAGCCCCGTTATTTCAGCGCGTCTATCAGGCGCTGCGACCCGACGGCCTGTTCATCTTCGACGTGCTGTTGCGGTCGGAGTGGGAGCCGATGCGGTATCGCGCGTCGCGGGAGGGCGAGGGATGGCGGGTCGATGTGGAGGTGGTGGAGGATCCGGACAGGTCGCTTCTCACGCGTCGGATCTCCACCATTCGAGAATGGGAGGGCGGCCCGCGTCGATCGGAAGAGGAGCACCTGGTGCGGACCTTCTCCGCCGACGAGCTCGAGCAGCTTCTCCAGAGCTCGGGCTTCGAAGTCCGGCGGCAGGACCACTACGGAGGGGTGCCGCTGCCGCCCCAGCGCATGGCCTTTATTGCCACGAAGCGTGGATCTGCATGA
- a CDS encoding RagB/SusD family nutrient uptake outer membrane protein, translated as MRHHLSLVGAALLAVCGLAACDSSVLDVSPKDQIAEEAIFEDPNLTQAFLNDIYLGMGHGLYEIMLSSLSDEAHFVHGYNTDKVVQAIISPSDRGAIDDGRFNHFDWGDNYFRIRQANLVLSRIDSTTYDEERKRQMKGEALFLRAYFYHNLLRMYGGVPLVTEVYGLNDDYEIPRSSFEETVDFILADATQAAELLPVEASNLGRATKGAALALKARVLLYAASDLYHENPSGMAETGYTTPQDRQAMWRAAKDAAKEVMDLGVYGLFRPDPATPEEAAQNYADLFLQKISEEVILSRFFLRTRDDGYHPGLHNGPNGFHNWAGNTPTQNLVDDYRMLDGAPFDWGNPEHAASPYDSRDPRFYGTILYDGAEWRERPDDVMEIEPYGIIQTFRRLTLPDGRTFPGVDTRDSPIEDWNGSYSGYYLRKFIDPTVNHQFTKQEIPWIFFRYAEILLNYAEASIELGELDDAVMALNQIRRRAGMPELSASMGQDALREEYRNERRIEMAYEEQRFFDVRRWMIAPEEFSENARGINIYIEGTSRTDRSTWTNYRYEVQSIQNRAWDDKMYFMPIHRDEMNRNPALVQNPGY; from the coding sequence ATGAGGCACCATCTTTCTCTGGTCGGAGCTGCCCTCCTGGCCGTTTGCGGGCTGGCAGCGTGTGATTCGTCCGTTCTGGACGTCTCACCCAAGGATCAGATCGCGGAAGAGGCCATCTTCGAGGATCCGAACCTCACGCAGGCATTCCTCAACGACATCTATCTGGGGATGGGACACGGTCTCTACGAGATCATGCTCAGCTCCCTGAGCGACGAGGCCCATTTCGTCCACGGCTACAATACCGACAAGGTCGTACAGGCCATCATCTCCCCCAGTGACCGCGGGGCGATCGACGACGGTCGCTTCAACCATTTCGACTGGGGGGACAATTACTTCCGCATCCGTCAGGCGAACCTCGTCCTCTCGAGGATCGACTCGACCACGTACGACGAGGAGCGGAAGCGGCAGATGAAGGGGGAAGCGCTTTTCCTGCGCGCCTACTTCTACCACAATCTGCTGCGCATGTACGGAGGGGTGCCTCTGGTCACCGAAGTGTACGGCCTGAATGACGACTACGAGATCCCGCGGAGCAGCTTCGAGGAAACGGTCGACTTCATCCTGGCGGACGCTACCCAGGCTGCCGAGCTGCTACCGGTGGAAGCTTCGAACCTGGGAAGGGCAACCAAAGGGGCCGCATTGGCGCTCAAAGCTCGTGTGCTGCTCTACGCGGCCAGCGACCTGTATCACGAGAACCCGAGTGGCATGGCCGAAACGGGCTATACCACGCCGCAGGATCGACAGGCGATGTGGCGCGCCGCGAAGGATGCCGCCAAGGAGGTGATGGATCTCGGCGTGTATGGTCTCTTCCGGCCGGATCCTGCTACGCCCGAGGAAGCAGCGCAGAACTACGCGGACCTGTTCCTCCAGAAGATCAGCGAGGAGGTGATCCTCAGTCGGTTCTTCCTGCGCACGCGGGACGACGGCTACCACCCCGGGCTGCACAATGGCCCCAACGGATTCCACAACTGGGCCGGGAACACGCCCACCCAGAACCTGGTCGACGACTACCGGATGCTGGACGGCGCTCCGTTCGACTGGGGCAATCCCGAGCACGCGGCCTCGCCGTACGACAGCCGCGATCCGCGCTTCTACGGGACCATCCTGTACGACGGGGCCGAATGGCGAGAGCGTCCAGACGACGTGATGGAGATCGAGCCTTACGGCATCATCCAGACATTCCGCCGGCTGACCCTCCCCGACGGGCGTACGTTTCCGGGGGTAGATACCCGCGACAGCCCGATCGAGGACTGGAATGGGAGCTATTCGGGATACTATCTGCGGAAGTTCATCGATCCGACCGTGAACCATCAGTTCACTAAGCAGGAGATCCCCTGGATCTTCTTCCGTTACGCGGAGATCCTGCTGAACTACGCCGAGGCCTCGATCGAGCTGGGGGAGCTGGATGATGCGGTGATGGCGCTCAATCAGATCCGGCGGCGGGCGGGGATGCCCGAGCTTTCGGCCTCCATGGGGCAGGATGCGCTGCGCGAGGAATACCGCAACGAACGGCGGATCGAGATGGCCTATGAGGAGCAGCGCTTCTTCGACGTGCGTCGGTGGATGATCGCCCCGGAGGAATTCTCGGAGAACGCGCGGGGGATCAACATCTACATCGAGGGAACGAGCCGCACCGACCGGAGCACCTGGACCAATTATCGCTACGAGGTGCAGAGCATCCAGAACCGCGCCTGGGATGACAAGATGTATTTCATGCCGATCCATCGGGACGAGATGAATCGGAATCCGGCGCTGGTGCAGAATCCGGGATACTGA